A single Mesomycoplasma bovoculi M165/69 DNA region contains:
- a CDS encoding MAGa3780 family membrane protein, with protein sequence MENHESYLVEKLEVLAKWKKTRKYALFIAIFVIAISLYLVINSISTNKVEFVLVDAYYFISFSNYFGNLSSIFYFTYQSNLLFGFVLLSYVLTRSKKKFQLLFATTSMITVVLIVFWTVIAWHINFSSFENLLSTATVHFLNPILAIVSLFWFRKDYQISTKGMLLASIYSFAYLIFCALLYVFTVKQWLSKTYAHNGDVIYFYTGVTIYPFLNFLHPFFYSGGSMFVLFLLNLIMIVLSFLMPYGIGRMFIKLFSIQSSTWKMSHFITKNCKVFWKFCRHWLLFFKKAILEKIGKNNG encoded by the coding sequence ATGGAAAACCATGAAAGTTATTTAGTAGAAAAGTTAGAAGTACTAGCAAAATGAAAAAAAACACGCAAATATGCGTTATTTATTGCAATATTTGTTATTGCTATTAGTTTATATTTAGTTATTAATTCAATTTCAACTAACAAAGTTGAGTTTGTTTTAGTAGATGCTTATTATTTTATTAGTTTTTCCAATTATTTTGGAAATCTTAGTTCTATTTTTTATTTTACTTATCAGTCAAATTTACTATTTGGGTTTGTTTTACTTTCATATGTGCTTACAAGAAGTAAAAAGAAATTTCAATTACTTTTTGCAACTACTTCAATGATAACTGTGGTTTTAATTGTATTTTGAACAGTAATTGCTTGGCACATTAATTTTTCTAGTTTTGAAAACCTTTTATCTACAGCAACTGTCCATTTTTTAAATCCAATTTTGGCTATAGTTAGCTTATTTTGATTTAGAAAAGATTATCAAATTAGCACCAAAGGAATGTTGTTAGCATCAATATATTCTTTTGCTTACTTAATATTTTGTGCTTTATTATATGTATTTACAGTTAAACAATGACTAAGCAAAACATATGCTCACAATGGTGATGTTATTTATTTTTATACTGGTGTAACTATCTATCCTTTTTTAAATTTTTTACATCCTTTTTTCTACTCTGGTGGCTCAATGTTTGTTTTATTTTTATTAAATTTAATTATGATAGTATTGTCATTTTTGATGCCTTATGGAATTGGAAGAATGTTTATTAAATTATTTAGTATTCAATCTAGCACTTGAAAAATGAGCCATTTTATTACTAAAAATTGCAAGGTTTTTTGAAAATTTTGTAGGCATTGATTGTTGTTTTTCAAAAAAGCTATTTTGGAAAAAATAGGGAAAAATAATGGCTAA